TCAAACCTGGCTAGGGGCATACAGAATTCATGGGCGTTTCTCCGGAGCCTGGCTCGAGCGCAACCAGCCAACCAGGACGTGATGATGCGAGCTAAGATGTTTATCCGGGAAACCAATCAGGCCCAAAGTGTCGCCATGCCACAAACCACAATTGCCCAAACCTTTTCAGCCGGTCGGCCCACGAAAATAATCCTTAGTGGGCTGCAAACAGGTGCTCACGTTGGTTGTCCGCAGTCCACTTCTCGCTCGTACGTGGTCGGGGCGGGGTCAGGTTGTCCATACATGCCAGCCCCCCATCCTGCTGCTTTGCCGTCCCGGGCCGATATCTATATGCTATTTTGGACGTCGATTTTCCCCGTTTCGGCCCCGACGGCTTTTTTCGTGGGCCGCCCACACGGTGGAGGGGGAGAGAGCACGCACGTCGTCGGAAAGATCCATACCATCAGTAATCAGGCCCAACACCATCCGGCTTGGCGCGCGAGCAGCTCGGGCTGGTGAAATTTTTTTCCCACGGAGCCGATGATGAGATCATGAGAACGTACTCCAGTTTCCCCAACAAGCAAGCACAGCGTCGACCGGCGGCAAAGCGGACACCCGGCCTGCCACGGCCACGCCACCAACCAACGGCGCCCGCGACGGCCTCTGCCCCGCGGAGCCGGGCCCCTACACCTACCCGCTGCGCACCAGAGCTCCTGCCATTAACCGCGACCAGCCACAGCGGCGCGGTGCGTCACGGCGACTGCGGCTGTGCCTGCGCGCCCTCGCGTCGGTTCGCGACTTCGCGTTACCACTCCCATTCCACGCCCCGCACGGGGCAGTGGGCACGGCCCCCGCCTGGGCCGCGACAACGGTCACCGGCACCGGCTCTGCGGATCCAATCGCGCAGGGGCATCTGGTCGCCGCTGGTCCCCGTCGCGGATTCCGAAGAGATCACCTCGTGAGCCTCATGTGTCGGTGTCGGCGTGTTTCGCTGGACACACGTCGTCGCTCGACGGAACAAGCCAGAACCTGCGAAGTGAGGACCCTCGACGGAGAGGCCTCCAGTTTTCCCCACGGCACCAACCTGGAATACCACGGTGCCGCCGGTAGATCAGTAGCATAGCGCCACTAACAATTCTACCCCACCATCCACGAGCATTCCAGATTTCACAACGTGCGACACGATGAACGGCGCCGCCGCAAAATGCTATGGCTAGGCATAAGCATGTGATCTGAATCTGATCTGGCTGTACCCAGCGCAACGAGCAGCCTGTCGTCGTCCAAACGTGCAGTGTGTGTGTAACATGAGACGCACCTCAAGCATGGAAAGTGGCCGCCGCCACGAACAAACTAGCATagtaacacacacacacacacagcctAGCATGACATAACAGGGCATACTAGCAACAAAGCGAGGAAAAAAGGACCGAAGAACACGACGACACGTATGTCCGGAACTACAAAAGAATCCCTAGATCTCTCTACCAGTACAGAGCACCACATGGCGGCCACCACCAGCACGAGGGAGGAAGAGGCGGTCAGTTGTTGAACAGTAATAGCCCGTGCTAGTGCTGCTACCGCCGCTAACACCGATGGCTGATCGATCAAAACCCGGCAGGCACCTGCGCACCGCCGAGACGGGAATCCGAGCGCCGCGCTCAGCggaagaggacggcggcggccaggacgagcgcggcgagggcgtgGCGCCCGGACGCGACCGGCGAGGCGGCGTCGTTGTAGTCGGGGCCCGTGCCGGCTCCTGACGGGCCGTACGCGCCCGTGCCGCCGAACGGTGGGCTCAGGGTGCTGCTACCGGGGGTCGTGAtccctgcgccggcgccggcgcctgctcCGGTGCCAGCACCGGTCCCCGCGCCCATGCCGCCGGTGCCTGCTCCGGTGCCCGCGCCCgtcccggcgccgccggtgcctgCTCCGGTGCCGgcgcccatgccgccgccggtgcccgcgCCTgtcccgccggtgccgcccatgccgccgccgccgccgcccgcgctgcTGCAGGAAGGAATCAAGAACGACACACGTTAATCGCACGAAAGAACTACACTTTAGATATCGtgcaccaaaaaaaaatctggGGATATCCATTTGCTTTGCTTGGAAAATAAAGGTCTTTGGGGTTAACGGATGAACCGCAGATGCATCGACACCGGTGCCACTCGGGTCCAGCATGTTCAGTGTACTTTGGTTAACGCGGCgggcggctggccggccggccgggaggGACCGACCCCGGCCAGCGGCTTTGGCTCGGAAAAGACATTGCTTTAAGCTCGGACTGGAAGATCCGTTTCAGATGCCCTTTAGTTTCACATGGGCAGGGAACCGGATGCCAGCAATGATAATGCTGATACTGCTAACACTACAAGCTATAAAGGTGGATGCTTTTTCACTACAATTCTTATGTTCAGACTTGGCATTGCAAGCTTGCAACTTGCAGCGTGACACACGAGCAATGCTGCTGCTTGGGTACTGGAGCAGGAGTGCATCCTTATTATTCAAGGCATCGTTGAGTTAAACTACTGTCATTGTGTGACTGGACACGGCCGTGCGTTCCCCATGTACAGAATCTAAAGATTGAAGCGCGATAATCCGATTAAAGTATGCGAAATGACCTGACACCGGTCGAGGACAGTAAGTACCCAAATATACTGCATCCTGCTTAGGATACTCGACTCCCCAGATTCCAACTACAATACTCTAATCAGCAGCAGTAACAAACACAAACTCTACCCGAGCCAGCCCCAAATCTGGAGAACGAAATATAGCTCCTAGTTCTACACTCAAACAGTTATACTACATCAGTGACAGTCTGGTTACCTGGGGCCGGAGGCGAACTTGCAGGTGCCGGAGCTGGGGTCGGTGGTTGTGAGTGTGGCGACGCCGCCGAAGTCGCAGGTGGCGCCCATGGAGCTCCTGCTCTGGAAGTAGCTGTTGCAGATGTAGGAGCAGACGGCCACCTTGTTGCCGTTGCCGTAGCACGGCCCGCCCATCGCGGTCGGGGTGCAGTCGGCGCCCTTGCTGCAGGCGTAGTCAATCGCCTTCTGCATCATTGTGTCGGGGATGCCCGGCTTGCACACGCAGAACGCCGCATCTGCGCGGAGAGAGGGGCGGTTAGTCCAAATCTGACACTACTACTAGGAGGCACAGCACGGCTGCAGGAATCGAAGGCTTTTCTTTGCTCTGTACTAACTGGCTGGGCATCGGAGCTCTGTCAGTCCGTATGTATTCAGTTCATTTTTATGCGCAGCCAACTTGCCCAAGAAACATTACAAGAGAAAAACTAAGTGACTGGAAAGCAAAATAAACTGATTTCCTTGTCCCTAAGAATCCGAAGTTCCATCAAATGTCTGGCGCACCAGATAGCAGCTGAGCCGGATAACTGCTTCAAGGAGCAGGCCGGTCGGAGCTCAAGAGGGGAAGATTTCATTCAGGAGGCTACAGACCGAGGGTAAATAAACACCAAAAGGGCAAGAAAACCCAAGACACCCAGCGCTTCGAGCAGAGAGCTAGGCCGCAGATCCGGAGCTCGCTCACCTGAGCCTGCGAACATGGCcagcaagagcagcagcagcagcggagcCGCCATGGCAGCAAGAAGAGCTCGAGAACTCGAGAGAGTGCGAGCACCCGAGCAGAGCTAGCTAGTGCGAAATGGGGACAGCTCGGGGTGGGGAGTGGTGTGCAGTGTCGTCAAGCTCTCCGAGGCGTCACCCCCCTTTTTATCGACGGAGCACCGACCACACGCTGAAGCGGCGCTCCATTtttttccacattttttttcctgcaaCCGCCACAGTCGACAGTGCGGCCGTGTGCGTGCGTGGCCGTGCAGGGTGACTGACGGAGTGGGTGCCCGTGCCCCTTTGGGCGAGGAGCCCGCCCGTGTCCGGACGCCAACGGCTCGATTTCGCTCGCTCGCAAAAGGCAGGGTAGAGGTGACTCATCGTCGTCTGTTCTCTTTCGCTGTGCGTGTGTCAGCGAAAGCAAGcggggagggggtggtgcgtGCACGCCGAGCGGCGCTCTGGCCTGCGCTGTCCTGCTTTGTCATGGCATGGCATGGGAGCCGATGCGGCCCTGTGTTTTGGGGCCTGGCTTTGTGGGCTCTGTGCCTCTCGCATCGAGACGGTGGGTGACGGGCTGGGGGCAGAACCGGCATTTCGCCGCCGCCTGAGGAGTTTCAACGTTCGGATGCAGATTGTATGCTTGACTGCTTTTGCGTCGATTTGTTTTTTTGAAGTGGGCATAACCTTGCCACTTTTGCAGTAAAGTAAGCtttgaggatgaggaggaggaggaggaggaggagtaaaCCTTTTTTATTTGTTATTTTTGTTTGCGGTGGTATGGAATGATTGTCGCGGCTAAGATTTAGGTCGGCAAAAGGGTGAGCAAAGTACCGGTTTGAACCGTAAATAATACTACGGAGTAGATGCGCACCTAGTTACGCTCAGTTCCTACCAATTTGAACGGTTAATATCAATTTGTCAATAGAAAGCAGCTATGTGCAAAATTTCCACTAGAATAGCATTTGACCCACACCACATACTGGTCTCACAAATTTCATACACGCCATTTTGCTTGCCTGAAAATTTGAAGTTTGTGGTGTTGCTATATTAAAATAAGTTCAAATTGTTTAACCAAGCCTCACAAGAACATTGGGATGCACGAATTATTAAACGTATTACGTAATGGATTAATTATAAAGATTAGCTTCTGAAAAAACAATGACAAAGATTAGATCTctctttatcaatgaaataggcacattttttaaaaaaagattagAAGGATAAAGacgaggaaaaagaaaaaaaaacttgggcTGCACTCTACCAAAAGGATAGGCCGAATTCCTTACGGAAGATGGGCCGAGATGGGCCATTCTATTTCGTTGCAACTTTCGGACTCCCCCTCACGGCCCGGCATCCGGCTTCCGAGAATCCAACGCGACGAGCCGCACGCAGGCCgaacacgccgccgccgccggctaccTCCCTACCGCCGCCTTCTCCTGTCTTCCTCCGCCGGATCCTCCACCCGCCGCTCCTACCTCGGTTTAGTGGGCGTGGAGCAGGAGTCGATTGGAGTGGGGATCCTTCCGCTCGTGGATTGATTTTGTCATTTGCTCTTCTCGGCGCACCAGGTGGCGGCGCGGATTTTTTGTCCAAAACTCCGGCCACATGGACAACGTCGAGTCTGCCCCTGACTCGCCAGCGCaggcgccgccgtcctccgcctcgtctctcCCCAAGGTCCCTTTCTGCCTCCTCCTCGTTTTCTCTCTCTTAAGGAAGGAGAGTGTGTTATCATCGTGACTGATAGTTTCCTGTTGTTTTGTTATTATATGGCAGGAGCAATCGcaggtggagttggagctgagGCTTCTCCAGGCTCTCGAGTTCTACCCTCCGTCCAAACTCAAAGGTTTCACCAAACCCTTATCGCCGTTTCCATTCTGAAATGTTAAGTCCCTTGCTTGTTTGCCGTTGGAATAATCGTCAGTTTTAATAAAACCCATGCTAATACCACTAATTCACTGAGGGGTAAAATAAGGAACAATGAATGAGCTACATGGGTACCATTTCATGCCTGCATATAACAAACGTTGGTGTTTATGCCACAAAAACTGGGTACTTGCACTTTGAAAGAAACAATATGTTCACATTGTTAAATCAGTGATTCGTATCTTTGCCAAGTAATTTGATGCGCAAGGTTGAAATTTCTTTTGTTGGGGTTTCAACTAAGTATGTTGAGTGATGCACAAGGTTGGAATTTGTATTGTAGAATGCAGGTGGGTTAGTGCCCCTACTAGCTGCAGGAATCCACTGCTGATTTGAGAAATGGAAAAATATTGCAATTTcccatttgatttttttccaaggaaaaaaaactgaaacCAACCTGTCTTTCATTTTTcttgggaggggggggggggtttaagTTAATCATCTGAGGGCATGCTGGAGTATGACCAGTGATGAAGCTAGAGCGAAAATGTAGAGGGGGCGGGGGTGCTTTGGCACTTCGTATCTTGATATCCTAGATAATACGGAATTTTCTAAATTTTGGGATATGCTGGTAGGCGAGTATGCAATTTTACATTCCTGAGATTGATGTGATCGAGCCAAG
This sequence is a window from Setaria italica strain Yugu1 chromosome III, Setaria_italica_v2.0, whole genome shotgun sequence. Protein-coding genes within it:
- the LOC101758886 gene encoding PLASMODESMATA CALLOSE-BINDING PROTEIN 2-like — translated: MAAPLLLLLLLAMFAGSDAAFCVCKPGIPDTMMQKAIDYACSKGADCTPTAMGGPCYGNGNKVAVCSYICNSYFQSRSSMGATCDFGGVATLTTTDPSSGTCKFASGPSSAGGGGGGMGGTGGTGAGTGGGMGAGTGAGTGGAGTGAGTGAGTGGMGAGTGAGTGAGAGAGAGITTPGSSTLSPPFGGTGAYGPSGAGTGPDYNDAASPVASGRHALAALVLAAAVLFR